In a single window of the Carassius gibelio isolate Cgi1373 ecotype wild population from Czech Republic chromosome A12, carGib1.2-hapl.c, whole genome shotgun sequence genome:
- the LOC128025732 gene encoding V-set and transmembrane domain-containing protein 4-like: MKISAVLTALLTNLLLGNVCSAINVTVTPSPFTVVAEGENITLSCQVTQRRRSASLPVVRWMFQPESGGEELLVARVNMRRAKFYGNYTKSFCEPKIKLTVVKQGKIYNLHIVNISRQDRGLYSCRVQEFKKHQERWKASTNSSASTQLRVHVLRASKPKEELWSLFEDVYLCAVLVCCVGLLCMCMFTIALSCQYLQRKRRLKENYNLVKSPQNSSGETVTSVVSLSPALPKKMRKYKKNKSVEQPDLPPEIPAKAPIADKMRKPKLLKPQPRKVVLPKIAEESLTYAELELMKPLPEAKTANTGTVYAQILFEDKSV, translated from the exons ATGAAGATCTCCGCGGTGCTAACAGCTCTCCTGACTAACCTCCTCTTAGGAA ATGTGTGCTCAGCTATCAATGTCACAGTCACACCTTCTCCGTTCACTGTGGTGGCCGAGGGGGAAAACATCACCCTGTCCTGTCAGGTGACCCAGCGGCGGCGGTCAGCGAGTCTGCCTGTGGTGCGCTGGATGTTTCAGCCGGAGTCAGGAGGAGAGGAGCTGCTGGTGGCACGGGTGAACATGAGGAGAGCCAAGTTCTACGGAAACTACACCAAGAGCTTCTGCGAGCCCAAAATCAAACTGACAGTGGTGAAACAGGGCAAGATATACAACCTCCACATCGTGAACATCAGCAGACAGGACAGGGGTCTTTACAGCTGCAGGGTCCAGGAGTTCAAGAAGCATCAGGAGCGATGGAAAGCTTCGACCAACAGCTCGGCCTCCACGCAGCTCAGAG TCCATGTTCTCCGAGCCAGCAAACCAAAGGAGGAACTGTGGAGTCTGTTTGAAG aTGTGTATCTGTGTGCTGTGCTGGTGTGTTGTGTTGGGCTCTTGTGCATGTGCATGTTCACTATAGCTTTGAGCTGTCAGTATCTGCAGAGGAAGAGACGATTAAAAG AAAACTATAATTTGGTCAAGAGCCCACAGAACAG TTCAGGCGAGACGGTCACTAGTGTCGTTAGTCTCTCTCCGGCTCTTCCCAAGAAGATGAGAAAgtacaagaaaaataaaagtgtgGAGCAACCAGACCTGCCACCAGAGATACCAGCTAAAG CCCCTATTGCAGACAAAATGCGAAAGCCGAAGCTTTTAAAACCTCAACCCAGAAAAGTGGTTTTG CCCAAAATTGCAGAGGAGAGTCTAACATACGCTGAGCTAGAACTGATGAAGCCCCTGCCTGAAGCCAAAACTGCAAACACAGGGACGGTGTACGCTCAGATACTCTTTGAGGACAAGTCGGTGTAG
- the lrrc18b gene encoding leucine-rich repeat-containing protein 18 translates to MVKGKKKSNEPSGRKITLKMAKNALKVTVDGKRRLDLSNMAIATFPKCILKLCDVEELDLSRNLLKKIPDTIDKFVNLRSLDLHSNHLEQVPAAIGRLHNLYSLNLCNNHLTSAGLPHELGLLRNLRVLNLGMNHIETLPPPVAALKELQELGLFNNLLTHLPKCIQNLPKLQRLNVKANPIPPAQSPEVDRIQRVGCLYLVREDCLCTDCLKRCKEEREKLDSRMSAASTLKKSIFAGLITPNSVAQENQAIWR, encoded by the coding sequence ATGGTGAAGGGGAAGAAGAAATCTAATGAACCATCCGGTAGAAAAATCACACTCAAGATGGCCAAGAACGCTCTGAAGGTGACGGTAGATGGGAAGCGTCGCCTCGACCTCAGTAACATGGCCATCGCCACATTCCCAAAGTGCATCCTGAAGCTCTGCGACGTAGAGGAGCTGGACCTCAGCCGTAACCTCCTCAAGAAGATCCCAGACACCATCGACAAGTTCGTGAACCTCCGCTCGCTGGACCTGCACAGCAACCATCTGGAGCAGGTTCCTGCGGCAATCGGCCGTCTGCATAACCTCTACAGCCTCAACCTGTGCAACAACCATCTGACCAGCGCTGGCCTGCCGCATGAGCTGGGGCTCCTGAGGAACCTCCGGGTCCTGAACCTGGGAATGAACCACATCGAGACTCTTCCTCCACCTGTGGCTGCTCTCAAAGAGCTGCAGGAGCTGGGGCTCTTCAACAACCTCCTCACACATCTGCCCAAGTGCATCCAAAACCTCCCAAAGCTGCAAAGGCTGAACGTCAAAGCCAACCCCATCCCTCCAGCCCAGTCTCCAGAGGTGGACCGCATCCAGAGAGTGGGGTGTCTGTATCTAGTTCGGGAGGACTGTCTGTGCACTGACTGCCTCAAGAGATGCAAGGAGGAAAGAGAGAAGCTAGACAGTCGAATGAGTGCTGCGTCTACACTCAAGAAGTCCATCTTTGCTGGGCTCATAACGCCAAACTCTGTAGCACAGGAGAACCAGGCTATATGGAGGTGA